The following are encoded in a window of Sphaerisporangium siamense genomic DNA:
- a CDS encoding ABC transporter permease, whose translation MSDTVAPPAATATARTPHPLPSVLATGWSRAAAETRMFFREKDAVIFTFAFPIILLVIFGSIFQGHVNSQITVSQLYAAGLIGAGVMSTSFQSLGVGIAVDREDGTLKRLAGTPMPRAAYFLGKILNVLLLSLLEVAILLAVGVALYDLELPTAAGNWVTFAWVFLLGVTASSLLGIAVSTLPRSAKSATAVISLPFVVLQFISGVFIPFNQLPDWLIKVASFLPLKWMCQGFRSVFLGDAGASLEPAKSYELDRVALVLGAWVIGGLVLCLTTFRWKGRRDG comes from the coding sequence ATGAGCGACACCGTCGCGCCCCCCGCGGCCACGGCCACCGCGCGGACGCCCCACCCGCTGCCCTCGGTCCTCGCGACCGGGTGGTCCAGGGCCGCCGCCGAGACCAGGATGTTCTTCCGCGAGAAGGACGCGGTGATCTTCACCTTCGCCTTCCCGATCATCCTGCTCGTGATCTTCGGTTCCATCTTCCAGGGGCACGTCAACAGCCAGATCACCGTCTCCCAGCTCTACGCCGCCGGGCTGATCGGCGCGGGCGTCATGAGCACCAGCTTCCAGTCCCTCGGCGTGGGCATCGCGGTCGACCGGGAGGACGGCACGCTCAAGCGCCTCGCCGGCACTCCGATGCCGCGGGCCGCCTACTTCCTCGGCAAGATCCTCAACGTCCTGCTGCTGTCGCTGCTGGAGGTCGCGATCCTGCTGGCCGTCGGCGTGGCGCTGTACGACCTGGAGCTCCCGACCGCGGCCGGGAACTGGGTGACCTTCGCCTGGGTGTTCCTGCTCGGCGTCACGGCCTCCTCACTGCTCGGCATCGCGGTCAGCACCCTGCCGAGGTCGGCCAAGAGCGCGACCGCGGTGATCAGCCTGCCGTTCGTGGTGCTGCAGTTCATCTCCGGGGTGTTCATCCCGTTCAACCAGCTTCCCGACTGGCTGATCAAGGTGGCCTCGTTCCTCCCGCTCAAGTGGATGTGCCAGGGTTTCCGTTCGGTGTTCCTGGGAGACGCGGGGGCGTCCCTGGAGCCGGCGAAGTCCTATGAACTGGACCGTGTCGCGCTCGTCCTGGGCGCGTGGGTCATCGGAGGTCTGGTGCTGTGCCTGACGACGTTCCGCTGGAAGGGCCGCCGCGACGGCTGA
- a CDS encoding sensor histidine kinase, whose translation MPDDVPLEGPPRRLTPRMARGDAWVVLPGWEFLFLVALSVTVTFVVWDGGPTSSKAAAVLLLMACAIAYLLFGRRAIRADRSATREGLLYLGIAFATFVPATVIVPSSSFALFGLCPQMFMLLRSGWALVAVVGLNLCPAIRFLLQPGVTRHELAGFVTTSAIAITFSLVFGPWVLRIIDQSAERAELIEELRASRAEVERLSRERGALAERQRLAGEIHDTLAQGFTSIIMLIQAAEAQADPSRHLALAVRTARENLEEARGLIAALTPGPLDGSTLEEALGRIAARLGEELGAPVTFTAEGASRPIAPGLEVVLIRAAQEALANVRKHAAASSAQVTLQYGEREVVLRVRDDGTGFDGAALDAAPAHLADATEGRGYGLRAMRSRVEQAGGTLRVRTAPGEGAELTVRLPHEPENPQEPEEESPA comes from the coding sequence GTGCCTGACGACGTTCCGCTGGAAGGGCCGCCGCGACGGCTGACGCCGCGCATGGCGCGCGGGGACGCCTGGGTCGTGCTGCCCGGCTGGGAGTTCCTGTTCCTGGTCGCATTGTCGGTGACGGTGACGTTCGTGGTGTGGGACGGCGGGCCCACCTCGTCCAAGGCGGCGGCGGTGCTGCTGCTCATGGCCTGCGCGATCGCCTACCTGCTGTTCGGGCGGCGGGCGATCCGCGCCGACCGGAGCGCCACGCGCGAGGGCCTGCTCTATCTCGGCATCGCCTTCGCCACCTTCGTCCCCGCCACCGTCATCGTCCCCTCCTCCTCGTTCGCGCTGTTCGGGCTCTGCCCGCAGATGTTCATGCTGCTGCGCTCGGGGTGGGCGCTGGTGGCGGTGGTGGGCCTGAACCTGTGCCCCGCGATCCGCTTCCTCCTCCAGCCCGGCGTGACCCGGCATGAGCTGGCCGGGTTCGTCACCACCAGCGCGATCGCGATCACGTTCTCGCTGGTGTTCGGCCCGTGGGTCCTACGGATCATCGACCAGAGCGCCGAACGGGCCGAGCTGATCGAGGAGCTGCGGGCCAGCCGGGCGGAGGTGGAGCGGCTCTCGCGGGAGCGGGGCGCCCTGGCCGAGCGGCAGCGGCTGGCCGGGGAGATCCACGACACGCTGGCCCAGGGGTTCACCAGCATCATCATGCTGATCCAGGCCGCCGAGGCGCAGGCCGACCCCTCGCGCCACCTGGCGCTCGCCGTGCGCACCGCGCGGGAGAACCTGGAGGAGGCCCGGGGGCTGATCGCCGCGCTCACCCCGGGCCCGCTGGACGGCTCCACGCTGGAGGAGGCGCTCGGCAGGATCGCCGCGCGGCTCGGCGAGGAGCTCGGGGCGCCGGTCACGTTCACCGCCGAGGGGGCCTCGCGCCCGATCGCGCCCGGCCTGGAGGTCGTCCTCATCCGCGCCGCCCAGGAGGCGCTGGCCAACGTGCGCAAGCACGCGGCGGCCTCCTCGGCCCAGGTGACGCTGCAGTACGGTGAGCGCGAGGTCGTCCTGCGCGTCCGCGACGACGGGACCGGCTTCGACGGCGCCGCCCTGGACGCCGCGCCCGCGCACCTGGCGGACGCCACCGAGGGACGCGGGTACGGCCTGCGGGCCATGCGGTCCCGCGTGGAGCAGGCCGGAGGCACGCTGCGCGTACGGACGGCGCCCGGGGAGGGCGCCGAGCTGACCGTCCGGCTTCCCCACGAGCCGGAGAACCCCCAGGAACCGGAGGAGGAGTCCCCCGCGTGA
- a CDS encoding response regulator, with protein sequence MIRVLIVDDHPVVREGLRGMLEADPGIGVAGEAGSGEESVAMARELDPDVILMDLRMPGGDGVAAIERILADRPRSRVIVLTTYETDQDIVRAVEAGAAGYLLKDTARADLVAAVFAAARGETVLSPSVATRLVTRMRAPAAESLSRRETEVLALVARGLTNAEIGRSLFISEATVKTHLLRVFGKLGVSDRTAAVTTALARGLL encoded by the coding sequence GTGATACGCGTGCTGATCGTCGACGACCACCCCGTCGTCCGTGAGGGCCTGCGCGGCATGCTGGAGGCCGACCCCGGCATCGGCGTGGCCGGGGAGGCCGGGTCCGGCGAGGAGTCCGTGGCGATGGCGCGCGAGCTGGACCCCGACGTGATCCTGATGGACCTGCGCATGCCCGGGGGCGACGGCGTCGCGGCCATCGAGCGCATCCTCGCCGACCGGCCGCGCAGCCGCGTGATCGTCCTCACCACCTACGAGACCGACCAGGACATCGTGCGCGCCGTCGAGGCCGGCGCGGCGGGCTATCTGCTGAAGGACACCGCGCGCGCCGACCTCGTCGCCGCCGTGTTCGCCGCCGCGCGCGGCGAGACCGTGCTGTCGCCGTCGGTCGCCACGCGGCTGGTCACGCGGATGCGCGCGCCCGCGGCCGAGTCGCTGTCCCGGCGCGAGACCGAGGTGCTGGCGCTGGTCGCGCGGGGGCTGACCAACGCCGAGATCGGCAGGAGCCTGTTCATCAGCGAGGCGACGGTGAAGACCCACCTGCTGCGCGTCTTCGGCAAGCTCGGCGTCTCCGACCGCACCGCGGCCGTCACCACCGCGCTGGCCCGCGGCCTGCTGTGA
- a CDS encoding aldehyde dehydrogenase family protein: MSTATEHRTFDSLNPATGTVVGSHPIHDAAAVRAAVRDAGEAARWWARLGHAERRRRLLDFKAVLTRELHRVANLIHEETGKPVGDATLETVLAIVHLDWAARNARKVLGPRRVSPGLISVNMAATLEYLPLGVVGVIGPWNYPLFTPMGSIGYALAAGNAVVFKPSELTPGVGVLLAELFAESVPEHRVLQVVTGLGETGAALAADPGVGKIAFTGSTATAKRVMAACAANLTPIVAECGGKDALIVDAGADVAAAADAALWGAMSNAGQTCVGVERVYVVDAVYEAFMRELTTRAEGLRGGEHYGPITMPSQTEIIRRHVDDALARGGTAVVGGAGSVRPPYVDPVVLTGVPEDSSAVREETFGPTITVTRVATAEEALQKANAAAYGLGGTVFSGDPRRAMELARAMLTGMTAINSVISFAGVPALPFGGVGDSGFGRIHGADGLREFTRAKAITRQRFPLPGMKITSFSRTPAELQRLVKMVTILHGRRKS, encoded by the coding sequence ATGTCAACGGCCACCGAGCATCGGACCTTCGACTCCCTGAACCCCGCCACCGGCACGGTCGTCGGCTCCCATCCGATCCACGACGCCGCCGCCGTGCGCGCGGCCGTGCGCGACGCGGGCGAGGCGGCGCGGTGGTGGGCGCGGCTCGGCCACGCCGAGCGCAGGCGCCGGTTGCTGGACTTCAAGGCCGTCCTCACCCGCGAGCTGCACCGCGTCGCGAACCTCATCCACGAGGAGACCGGCAAGCCCGTCGGCGACGCGACGCTGGAGACGGTGCTCGCGATCGTCCACCTCGACTGGGCGGCGCGCAACGCGCGCAAGGTGCTCGGGCCGCGCCGGGTCTCCCCCGGCCTGATCTCGGTCAACATGGCGGCCACGCTGGAGTACCTGCCGCTCGGCGTGGTCGGCGTGATCGGCCCGTGGAACTACCCGCTCTTCACGCCCATGGGCTCGATCGGGTACGCGCTGGCGGCCGGGAACGCCGTGGTGTTCAAGCCCAGCGAGCTGACCCCGGGCGTGGGCGTGCTGCTGGCGGAGCTGTTCGCCGAGAGCGTCCCCGAACACCGGGTGCTCCAGGTCGTGACCGGCCTCGGCGAGACCGGCGCCGCGCTCGCCGCCGACCCCGGCGTCGGGAAGATCGCCTTCACCGGCTCGACCGCGACGGCCAAGCGGGTCATGGCGGCCTGCGCGGCGAACCTCACCCCGATCGTCGCCGAGTGCGGCGGCAAGGACGCCCTGATCGTCGATGCCGGCGCCGACGTCGCCGCCGCGGCCGACGCCGCGCTGTGGGGCGCGATGTCCAACGCCGGGCAGACCTGCGTGGGCGTGGAGCGCGTGTACGTCGTGGACGCCGTGTACGAGGCGTTCATGCGCGAGCTCACCACGCGGGCCGAGGGGCTGCGCGGCGGCGAGCACTACGGGCCGATCACCATGCCGTCCCAGACCGAGATCATCCGGCGGCACGTCGACGACGCCCTCGCCCGGGGCGGCACGGCCGTGGTCGGCGGCGCCGGGTCCGTGCGGCCCCCGTACGTCGATCCGGTGGTGCTGACCGGGGTGCCCGAGGATTCGAGCGCCGTCCGCGAGGAGACCTTCGGGCCCACCATCACCGTGACCAGGGTGGCGACCGCCGAGGAGGCCCTGCAGAAGGCCAACGCCGCGGCCTACGGCCTGGGCGGCACCGTCTTCTCCGGCGACCCGCGCCGCGCGATGGAGCTGGCCCGCGCGATGCTCACCGGCATGACGGCCATCAATTCGGTCATCTCGTTCGCGGGCGTGCCCGCGCTGCCGTTCGGCGGCGTCGGCGACTCGGGGTTCGGGCGCATCCACGGGGCCGACGGGTTGCGCGAGTTCACGCGCGCCAAGGCGATCACGCGGCAGCGATTCCCTCTGCCGGGGATGAAAATCACGTCGTTCTCCCGGACTCCCGCGGAGCTGCAGCGTCTTGTGAAAATGGTCACTATTCTGCATGGACGACGCAAGAGCTAG
- a CDS encoding TetR/AcrR family transcriptional regulator: MSAAYTLFAGAGFNATTIERLCAAARISNRAFYECFTGREDLMRAVYDRCVEETLQAVAKAIGEAPPDADSRILAGIATYITFVTRDRRRAKIMHLEARRAGDILTPHRQRAVTGFTQVIEETLGELPGAPPGRLHLLSLALVGAIQELLIEWVLADVKPPLEDLIDTAVHIFRSSFG; this comes from the coding sequence ATGAGCGCGGCGTACACATTGTTCGCCGGAGCGGGATTCAACGCCACCACGATCGAACGGTTGTGCGCCGCGGCCCGCATCTCCAATCGGGCGTTCTACGAGTGCTTCACCGGGCGCGAGGACCTGATGCGCGCGGTCTACGACCGGTGCGTCGAGGAGACGCTGCAGGCGGTGGCCAAGGCCATCGGCGAGGCCCCACCCGACGCCGACAGCCGGATCCTGGCGGGCATCGCCACCTACATCACCTTCGTCACCCGGGACCGGCGCCGCGCGAAGATCATGCATCTGGAGGCGCGAAGGGCCGGGGACATCCTGACCCCGCACCGCCAGCGCGCGGTCACCGGCTTCACCCAGGTGATCGAGGAGACTCTCGGCGAACTGCCCGGCGCTCCGCCCGGACGGCTTCACCTGCTCTCCCTCGCCCTGGTCGGCGCGATCCAGGAACTGCTCATCGAATGGGTGCTCGCCGACGTCAAGCCCCCGCTTGAGGACCTGATCGACACGGCCGTCCACATCTTCCGCAGCTCCTTCGGCTGA
- a CDS encoding STAS domain-containing protein, with translation MPSRCGHRCQVVDVGSRLDGSTVATLRPRLHAAVESGVGDMIVDLSGLEMIDSAGLGVLVGTHRRALRAERRLVLRGVPPRVMRVLAITRLHRVLKVELSPAAVA, from the coding sequence ATGCCGAGCCGGTGCGGTCACAGGTGCCAGGTGGTGGACGTGGGGTCGCGTCTGGACGGGAGCACGGTGGCCACGCTGCGGCCGCGGCTGCACGCGGCGGTCGAGTCGGGTGTGGGCGACATGATCGTCGATCTGTCGGGCCTGGAGATGATCGACTCGGCGGGCCTCGGGGTGCTGGTCGGGACCCACCGCCGGGCGCTGCGCGCCGAGCGCCGCCTGGTCCTTCGCGGAGTGCCGCCGCGGGTCATGCGCGTGCTCGCGATCACCCGTCTGCACCGCGTCCTGAAGGTCGAGCTGTCCCCGGCCGCCGTGGCGTGA
- a CDS encoding cob(I)yrinic acid a,c-diamide adenosyltransferase: MTRADNDKPVVLSTIYTRAGDDGTTTLGDMSRTRKTDPRLAAYADVEEANAAIGVAISMGDLDPEIAEVLTLVQNEMFDLGADLCAPVREAPEFPPLRVEQSYIDRLEAQCDRFNADLRPLRSFILPGGAPGTALLHVARTVVRRAERTTWAALEAHEDVNPLTAKYLNRLSDLLFILCRTAAHGDELLWKPGGTR; encoded by the coding sequence ATGACGCGCGCTGACAACGACAAGCCCGTAGTCCTCTCGACCATCTACACGCGTGCGGGAGACGACGGCACCACGACGCTCGGCGACATGAGCCGCACGCGCAAGACCGACCCGCGGCTCGCCGCCTACGCCGACGTGGAGGAGGCCAACGCGGCGATCGGCGTGGCGATCTCGATGGGCGACCTGGATCCGGAGATCGCCGAGGTGCTGACCCTGGTGCAGAACGAGATGTTCGACCTCGGCGCCGACCTGTGCGCCCCGGTGCGAGAGGCCCCGGAGTTCCCGCCGCTGCGCGTGGAGCAGTCCTACATCGACCGGCTGGAAGCCCAGTGCGACCGCTTCAACGCCGACCTGCGCCCGCTGCGCAGCTTCATCCTCCCCGGCGGCGCGCCCGGCACCGCCCTGCTGCACGTCGCCCGCACGGTGGTCCGCCGCGCCGAACGCACGACCTGGGCGGCCCTGGAGGCCCACGAGGACGTCAACCCGCTCACGGCCAAGTACCTCAACCGCCTGAGCGACCTGCTCTTCATCCTCTGCCGCACCGCCGCCCACGGCGACGAACTCCTCTGGAAGCCCGGCGGCACCCGCTAG
- a CDS encoding DUF2550 domain-containing protein has product MAALDILISVAVIAALLVLRGVLLARSRGNVVCSLRTGNRAWRSGVARYAGGELHWIPFLGLRLRPRHAIARRGLTVSTRRPLAGGDGPAGYWTVDCAGVSLAMSEDALTGFLAWVESAPPSAHLDAA; this is encoded by the coding sequence ATGGCGGCGCTGGACATCTTGATAAGCGTTGCGGTGATCGCCGCCCTGCTCGTCCTCCGGGGCGTGCTGCTCGCCCGCTCCCGGGGCAATGTCGTATGCAGCCTCCGAACGGGCAACCGGGCCTGGCGGAGCGGAGTCGCCCGCTACGCGGGCGGGGAGCTCCACTGGATTCCCTTTCTCGGACTGCGACTGAGGCCGCGCCACGCGATCGCGAGGCGCGGCCTCACCGTTTCCACCCGTCGTCCCCTGGCCGGCGGGGACGGCCCGGCCGGCTACTGGACGGTCGACTGCGCCGGCGTCTCCCTCGCCATGAGCGAGGACGCCCTCACCGGCTTCCTCGCCTGGGTCGAATCCGCGCCCCCCAGCGCTCACTTGGATGCCGCCTAG
- a CDS encoding F0F1 ATP synthase subunit epsilon, with protein MAKLRIGVVSPEREIWSGEADMVIAKTVEGEIGIMPNHAPVLGVLVDGGVLRIKRSDGGDVNAAVHGGFISVANNDVSVLAETAELGSEVDVAAARDALQRALASVGADGEDTTAQVEAKRARARLRAAGEEV; from the coding sequence ATGGCAAAGCTCCGCATCGGCGTCGTGTCGCCGGAACGTGAGATCTGGTCCGGCGAGGCCGACATGGTGATTGCCAAGACCGTGGAGGGCGAGATCGGTATTATGCCGAACCACGCCCCCGTTCTCGGTGTCCTCGTGGACGGCGGCGTCCTTCGCATCAAGCGCAGCGACGGCGGGGACGTGAACGCGGCCGTTCACGGCGGGTTCATCTCCGTCGCCAACAACGACGTCTCGGTCCTGGCCGAGACGGCCGAGCTCGGCTCCGAGGTGGACGTGGCGGCGGCCCGCGACGCGCTCCAGCGCGCGCTCGCGTCGGTCGGTGCCGACGGCGAGGACACCACGGCGCAGGTCGAGGCCAAGCGCGCCCGGGCTCGTCTGCGTGCGGCCGGCGAAGAGGTTTGA
- the atpD gene encoding F0F1 ATP synthase subunit beta, producing MTAETVATAVGRVARVTGPVVDVEFPVEAMPDIYNALTTEVTIAGEAKTLTLEVAQHLGDNLVRAISMQPTDGLVRGVAVNDTGGPISVPVGEVVKGHVWNALGEPLDTDKASLQVSERWGIHRPSPPFDQLESRTEMLPTGIKVIDLLTPYVKGGKIGLFGGAGVGKTVLIQEMIRRVALKFSGTSVFAGVGERTREGNDLWLEMEEADVLKDTALVFGQMDEPPGTRLRVALSALTMAEYFRDVEKQDVLLFIDNIFRFTQAGSEVSTLLGRMPSAVGYQPTLADEMGVLQERITSTRGHSITSMQAIYVPADDITDPAPHNAFAHLDAQTVLSRPISEKGIYPAVDPLDSSSRILDPTIVGEEHYRVAQETKRILQKYRELQDIIAILGIDELSEEDKVVVQRARRIERFLSHPMYAAEAFTGQPGEFVDVEDTIRSFKGLCEGEYDHLPEQAFFMVGGIDQAIAKAKELGR from the coding sequence ATGACCGCTGAGACCGTCGCGACCGCCGTAGGTCGCGTGGCGCGCGTCACGGGCCCCGTCGTCGACGTGGAGTTCCCCGTGGAGGCGATGCCGGATATCTACAACGCCCTCACCACCGAGGTCACCATCGCGGGCGAGGCCAAGACGCTGACGCTGGAGGTCGCCCAGCACCTCGGCGACAACCTGGTCCGCGCCATCTCGATGCAGCCCACCGACGGCCTCGTGCGCGGGGTCGCCGTCAACGACACCGGCGGCCCCATCTCGGTGCCGGTCGGCGAGGTCGTCAAGGGCCACGTGTGGAACGCCCTGGGCGAGCCGCTGGACACCGACAAGGCGTCGCTGCAGGTGAGCGAGCGGTGGGGTATCCACCGCCCGTCCCCGCCGTTCGACCAGCTGGAGTCCCGCACCGAGATGCTGCCCACCGGCATCAAGGTCATCGACCTGCTCACCCCGTACGTCAAGGGTGGCAAGATCGGCCTGTTCGGCGGCGCGGGCGTCGGCAAGACCGTCCTCATCCAGGAGATGATCCGCCGGGTCGCGCTGAAGTTCTCCGGCACGTCGGTGTTCGCCGGCGTCGGCGAGCGCACCCGTGAGGGCAACGACCTCTGGCTGGAGATGGAGGAGGCCGACGTCCTCAAGGACACCGCGCTGGTGTTCGGCCAGATGGACGAGCCTCCGGGCACCCGTCTGCGGGTCGCGCTGTCCGCGCTGACCATGGCCGAGTACTTCCGCGACGTCGAGAAGCAGGACGTTCTGCTCTTCATCGACAACATCTTCCGGTTCACCCAGGCCGGTTCCGAGGTGTCCACCCTGCTCGGCCGCATGCCGTCCGCGGTGGGTTACCAGCCGACCCTGGCCGACGAGATGGGCGTTCTGCAGGAGCGCATCACCTCCACCCGCGGTCACTCGATCACCTCGATGCAGGCGATCTACGTGCCCGCGGACGACATCACCGACCCGGCCCCGCACAACGCGTTCGCGCACCTCGACGCGCAGACCGTTCTGTCCCGGCCGATCTCGGAGAAGGGCATCTACCCCGCGGTGGACCCGCTCGACTCCAGCTCCCGCATCCTCGACCCCACGATCGTGGGCGAGGAGCACTACCGGGTCGCCCAGGAGACCAAGCGGATCCTGCAGAAGTACCGCGAGCTCCAGGACATCATCGCGATCCTGGGCATCGACGAGCTCTCCGAAGAGGACAAGGTCGTCGTCCAGCGGGCCCGCCGCATCGAGCGCTTCCTGTCGCACCCGATGTACGCCGCCGAGGCGTTCACCGGCCAGCCGGGTGAGTTCGTCGACGTGGAGGACACGATCCGCTCCTTCAAGGGCCTGTGCGAGGGCGAGTACGACCACCTGCCCGAGCAGGCGTTCTTCATGGTCGGCGGCATCGACCAGGCCATCGCCAAGGCGAAGGAACTGGGCCGCTGA
- a CDS encoding F0F1 ATP synthase subunit gamma, with protein MGAQLRLLRRRIRSVKSTAKITRAQELIASSRIVKAQQRMEAAVPYEREITRAVSAVLSNSADIDHPLTVAKEKPSSAGVLIVTSDRGFAGGFNANILREAEALAGHLRGRGLQVKPFVVGRKGITWHRFRDRSMSGEWSGFSDSPLYAHAKEIADALVASFEDQNGIDEIHIVYTEFVSMLTQQVQVKRVLPLEVEETTEEPAGGPLPYYEFEPTAGEVLNQLLPRYIESRIFNALLQSAASEHAARRRAMKSATDNANELIRVFTQRMNQARQAEITQEISEIVGGANALADASAGKE; from the coding sequence ATGGGTGCCCAGCTAAGACTGCTGCGGCGGCGCATCCGCTCGGTCAAGTCCACGGCCAAGATCACGCGTGCGCAGGAGCTGATCGCCTCCTCGCGCATCGTGAAGGCGCAGCAGCGCATGGAGGCCGCGGTCCCGTACGAGCGCGAGATCACGCGCGCGGTGTCGGCGGTCCTCAGCAACTCCGCCGACATCGACCACCCGCTGACCGTGGCCAAGGAGAAGCCCTCCAGCGCCGGGGTCCTGATCGTCACCAGCGACCGCGGCTTCGCCGGCGGCTTCAACGCCAACATCCTGCGCGAGGCCGAGGCGCTTGCCGGTCACCTCCGGGGACGCGGCCTGCAGGTCAAGCCGTTCGTCGTGGGCCGCAAGGGCATCACCTGGCACCGCTTCCGCGACCGGAGCATGAGCGGGGAGTGGTCGGGCTTCTCCGACAGCCCGCTCTACGCCCACGCCAAGGAGATCGCCGACGCCCTGGTCGCCTCGTTCGAGGACCAGAACGGCATCGACGAGATCCACATCGTGTACACCGAGTTCGTCTCGATGCTCACGCAGCAGGTCCAGGTGAAGCGCGTCCTCCCGCTGGAGGTCGAGGAGACCACCGAGGAACCTGCCGGTGGGCCGCTGCCGTACTACGAGTTCGAGCCGACGGCGGGCGAGGTGCTGAACCAGCTCCTGCCGCGCTACATCGAGTCGCGCATCTTCAACGCGCTGCTCCAGTCGGCCGCTTCCGAGCACGCCGCGCGTCGCCGCGCGATGAAGTCGGCGACCGACAACGCCAATGAGCTCATCCGCGTGTTCACCCAGCGGATGAACCAGGCGCGCCAGGCCGAGATCACCCAGGAAATCAGCGAGATCGTCGGTGGCGCGAACGCGCTGGCCGACGCCTCCGCGGGGAAAGAGTGA
- the atpA gene encoding F0F1 ATP synthase subunit alpha, with protein MAELTIRPDEIRNALERFVQAYEPEGAAREEIGTVVDAGDGIAHISGLPSAMANELLEFEDGTRGLALNLDVREIGAVILGDFSGIEEGQSVRRTGEVLSAPVGDAFLGRVVDALGNPLDGKGPIEAETRRPLELQAPSVVQRQPVKEPLQTGIKAIDAMTPIGRGQRQLIIGDRGTGKTAIAVDTILNQRENWASGDPTKQVRCVYVAIGQKGSTIAQVRARLEEAGALEYTTIVAAPASDAAGFKYIAPYTGSAIGQHWMYQGKHVLIVFDDLSKQADAYRAVSLLLRRPPGREAFPGDVFYLHSRLLERCAKLSNDMGAGSMTGLPIIETKGNDVSAFIPTNVISITDGQCFLETDLFNAGVRPAINVGVSVSRVGGSAQIKAMRKVAGTLRLSLSQYRDLEAFAAFASDLDAASRAQLERGARLVELLKQPQYSPYPVEREVVSVWAGTSGELDDVPLEDIARFEAEFLDYIATKYKGVLDGLRETGEINDDTVTTLKEAITEFKKTFQTSSGELLVKDEPVAPLEADEVGQEKVVKHVRPTAEKQ; from the coding sequence ATGGCGGAGCTGACGATCCGGCCGGACGAGATCCGGAACGCGCTTGAGCGCTTCGTCCAGGCGTACGAGCCGGAAGGGGCAGCCCGAGAGGAGATCGGGACCGTCGTCGATGCCGGCGACGGCATCGCCCACATCTCCGGCCTTCCCTCGGCGATGGCGAACGAGCTGCTTGAGTTCGAGGACGGCACGCGTGGCCTGGCACTGAACCTGGACGTCCGGGAGATCGGTGCCGTTATCCTGGGCGACTTCAGCGGCATCGAAGAGGGCCAGTCGGTCCGCCGGACGGGTGAGGTCCTGTCCGCGCCGGTCGGCGACGCCTTCCTCGGCCGCGTCGTCGACGCGCTGGGCAACCCGCTGGACGGCAAGGGCCCGATCGAGGCCGAGACCCGCCGTCCGCTGGAGCTGCAGGCCCCCTCGGTGGTCCAGCGCCAGCCGGTGAAGGAGCCCCTGCAGACCGGCATCAAGGCGATCGACGCCATGACGCCGATCGGCCGCGGCCAGCGCCAGCTCATCATCGGCGACCGCGGCACCGGCAAGACCGCGATCGCCGTGGACACGATCCTCAACCAGCGCGAGAACTGGGCCAGCGGCGACCCCACCAAGCAGGTCCGCTGCGTCTACGTCGCGATCGGCCAGAAGGGCTCCACGATCGCGCAGGTGCGCGCCCGCCTCGAAGAGGCCGGCGCCCTGGAGTACACCACCATCGTCGCCGCCCCCGCCTCCGACGCGGCCGGCTTCAAGTACATCGCCCCCTACACCGGCTCGGCCATCGGCCAGCACTGGATGTACCAGGGCAAGCACGTGCTCATCGTCTTCGACGACCTCAGCAAGCAGGCCGACGCCTACCGCGCCGTGTCCCTGCTGCTGCGCCGCCCGCCGGGCCGCGAGGCGTTCCCGGGCGACGTGTTCTACTTGCACTCCCGTCTGCTGGAGCGCTGCGCCAAGCTGTCGAACGACATGGGCGCCGGCTCGATGACCGGCCTGCCGATCATCGAGACCAAGGGCAACGACGTGTCGGCGTTCATCCCGACCAACGTCATCTCCATCACCGACGGCCAGTGCTTCCTGGAGACCGACCTGTTCAACGCCGGCGTCCGCCCGGCGATCAACGTCGGTGTCTCGGTCTCCCGGGTCGGCGGCTCGGCGCAGATCAAGGCGATGCGCAAGGTCGCCGGCACGCTGCGCCTGTCGCTGTCGCAGTACCGCGACCTTGAGGCCTTCGCGGCCTTCGCCTCCGACCTGGACGCGGCCTCCCGCGCCCAGCTCGAACGCGGCGCCCGCCTGGTCGAGCTGCTCAAGCAGCCGCAGTACTCGCCGTACCCGGTGGAGCGCGAGGTCGTCTCGGTGTGGGCCGGCACCAGCGGCGAGCTGGACGACGTCCCGCTGGAGGACATCGCCCGCTTCGAGGCCGAGTTCCTCGACTACATCGCGACGAAGTACAAGGGCGTCCTCGACGGCCTCCGCGAGACCGGTGAGATCAACGACGACACCGTCACCACGCTCAAGGAGGCGATCACGGAATTCAAGAAGACGTTCCAGACCTCCTCCGGCGAGCTGCTCGTCAAGGACGAGCCGGTGGCTCCGCTCGAGGCCGACGAGGTCGGCCAGGAGAAGGTCGTCAAGCACGTCCGTCCGACGGCCGAGAAGCAGTAG